The Amycolatopsis sp. QT-25 genomic sequence GGTTCACGTCGCCGAAGACCAGCAGCGGCGCGTTCCCGCCGAGTTCCAGGTGCGTGCGTTTGAGGTCGGCCGCCGCGACGGTGGCGACGTCGATGCCCGCCCGGGTCGATCCGGTGATCGACACCAGTTCGGTGATCGGGTGCCTCACCAGCGCGCGGCCGGTGTCGCGGTCGCCGCACAGCACGTTGAACGCGCCTTGCGGCAGGTACTCCGCCGCGACCTTGGCCAGCAGCACCGCCGTCGACGGAGTGGTCTCGGCGGGCTTCAGCACGACGGTGTTCCCGGCCGCCAGCGCCGGGGCGATCTTCCAGACACCCATCATGAGCGGGTAGTTCCACGGCGCGATCTGCGCGCAGACGCCGACCGGTTCACGCCGGATCGCCGAAGTGTGCCCCGGCAGGTATTCCCCGGACGCGGTGCCTTCGAGTTGCCGCGCGGCACCGGCGAAGAACCGCAGCGCGCTGACGCACTCCGGGATCTCTTCGTCGAGCACCACGGACCGGATCTTGCCGGTCTCCCGGATTTCCAGCTCGGCGAACTCCTCCGCACGCGCCTCGACCGCGTCGGCGATCTTCAGCAGCGCGAGCTGGCGCTGGGCGGGGGTGCTCTTGCGCCACACCTGGAACGCCCGTTCGGCGGCGGCCAGCGCGGCGTCCACATCGGACTGCTCGGACAGGACGCTGGTGCCGAAGACCTCGCCGGTGGCGGGATCCACCAGGTCGAGTGTCCGGGAGCCCGCAGCCGGTACCTCGGCGCCGTCGACGAAATTGTGGACCTGAGTCATTTCTTCTCCAGGTGGGTCGGCTCGAACATCTTCAGCAGAGCGGGGAGGACGACCACGGACGGCCCCGGCGTTCCCAGCGCGTCGGCGAGGTCTTTCCCGACGGTGTCCAAAGAGGACACGGTGGTGTCGACGCCGAAAGATTCGGCCAGCGCGGCGAAATCCGGTCGCGCGAGTTCGGTGGCGGTGGACCGGCCGAAGGCGCCGGTCAGGTACTCGCGCAGAATCCCGTAGCCACCGTCGTCCACGACCAGCCAGGTCACGTCCAGTCCGTGCTGGACCGCGGTGGCCAGTTCCGCGATGCCGTACATCGCGCCGCCGTCACCGGACACCGCGAGCACCGGGCCGCCGGTCGCCGC encodes the following:
- a CDS encoding aminobutyraldehyde dehydrogenase; this encodes MTQVHNFVDGAEVPAAGSRTLDLVDPATGEVFGTSVLSEQSDVDAALAAAERAFQVWRKSTPAQRQLALLKIADAVEARAEEFAELEIRETGKIRSVVLDEEIPECVSALRFFAGAARQLEGTASGEYLPGHTSAIRREPVGVCAQIAPWNYPLMMGVWKIAPALAAGNTVVLKPAETTPSTAVLLAKVAAEYLPQGAFNVLCGDRDTGRALVRHPITELVSITGSTRAGIDVATVAAADLKRTHLELGGNAPLLVFGDVNLAEAAEGIVGAAFYNAGQDCTAGSRVLVDAAIHDEFVAELTKAAAAQAPGRDFGPLNSEAQFGRVRGLVERLPSHARVETGGAPAGDRGFFFSPTVISGLKQDDEIVREEIFGPVVTVQSFVDEDEAVRLANGVPYGLASSIWTNDLARATRVSGELDFGCVWINTHGPLVSEMPHGGFGHSGHGKDLSSYSFAEYTRVKHVMTRFA